The bacterium genomic sequence TATTGCTTCATCGGCGGACTCTGGGCCGTGGTGGTCACGGACACCCTGCAGTTCATCGTGCTTTTTGCCTGCGCGGTGGTGGTGATGGTGATCGGCGTGCACGAGGTCGGGGGCCTCGAGGGCTTCGTGACCCGCGCCCCGGAGGGCTGGTGGAATATTCAGAGCGGAGATTACAGTTGGGCCTACATCCTGGCCTACTCTGTGATCATGTTCTTCGCGTTCGGCAGCGGCGCGCCGGCGCAGAGATACTTCTCGGTGCGCAACGAGCGCGAGGCGCGCAAGACCGCGCTGGTCACGATGGTCTTGTTCGCGTTCTCGCCGGCGCTGTTTTTTATCCCGCCCATCGCCGCGCGCCTGACCGGCCTCGACCTGTCGCAGGTTTCGATCGGCCTCAACGCCCCCGAGGAGGCGGCCTATGTCGGGTTCTGCCTCAAGTACCTGCCGCACGGGGCGCTGGGGATCATGCTCTCGGCCATGCTGGCCGCCACCATGAGCTCGCTCAGCGCCGTGTTCAACGCCTACGCCGGGGTGATCACCGAGGACCTGATCCGTCAGGTGTTCTGGAAAAAAGCCTCCGGCCGCAAGCTGCTCCTGCTGGGAAGGGCGATGACCGCGGTGTTCGGCCTGCTGATCATCGCCTCGGCAGTGGTGCAGTCGCGCACCAGCCACGGGGTTTTCGAGCTGATGATGGCCTTCTCCGGGGTGGTGCTGGTGCCGGCCGGGGTGCCGGTGGTGTTCGGCCTGTTCTACCGCCGCTCCCCGCGCTGGGCGGCCATCGCCTCCTACAGCACCGGCCTGGCCCTGGGGCTCCTGTACCTCAAGTTCGGGACCAAGCCCACATTCACCCAGCAGGTGTTCGTGATCGGCGGGATCAGCACCCTGATCTATTTCCTGCCCGGACTGTTCCTGCGGCCCAAAGGGTCCTACCGCGAGCAGTTGGACCGCTTTTTCACCAAGCTTTCCACTCCGATAGCCCCGGAGGAGGTGGGCGAGTACCGTCAGACCGACCTGGGCAGCTACCGGATCACCGGCTGGATCACCCTGACTATGGGCGTGATGGGCATGTGCCTGGCCGCTACCGGCGGGAGCGCGAGGGACAGCCTGGTGAACCTGGGGGTGGGGGGGCTCATTTTCCTGATCGGGGCGGTGATGCTGGCCGGGAGCTGGATTGCGCAGCGGGTGCGGACCGCACGCGCGCAGGGGAATTGAGAGGGATAAATGTAGGGGCACGGCGTGCCGTGCCCGAGATGAGTTTTTGTTCTCTTGGTTACGGCCAAGAGAACCAGAAACCATAGGGGGCCGCAAACTCGTCCGTACCACGACTCCGCTTCTGGCTATGGTGTGCCCGAGGATTTTCTTCGCTGCCGCGTTGCAGCGGCGGCGCTGCCGCGAATCGCCGCCGGGCTGTGCGTCACTTTCAACCCTGGCCGCTTTACACTCGACTGCACGCTGCCCTGGCGGGAGGCTCAAACAGGTGCGGCCCCCAAAGGCTGAACTGCGGCGGCCTGACAGCCGCAAGCGAGTTTAGCCGCCTTGGACGCCTGGCGGTGTCGTAGGGTCGGGTTTTAAGCCCGTCCCTGCATTTTCTGCGGTCGGCAGAACGCGATTCCGTTACTGCGGGCCTTGCCGGCCC encodes the following:
- a CDS encoding sodium/solute symporter (Members of the Solute:Sodium Symporter (SSS), TC 2.A.21 as described in tcdb.org, catalyze solute:Na+ symport. Known solutes for members of the family include sugars, amino acids, nucleosides, inositols, vitamins, urea or anions, depending on the system.); translated protein: MALASRLDLLVIAVYMALMLLVGVLLSYYNKTDSDFFKSGNKLPWWLSGISLFMSMFSVWTFTGAAGLAWRAPGVAVIMYLTNALVVVAFAWFLAGRWRRTRAVTIMSYLSERYGVPTNQLYSWTHLAACIVQAGVQLLALGTFISVAMGTDLAATIIVSGLVITIYCFIGGLWAVVVTDTLQFIVLFACAVVVMVIGVHEVGGLEGFVTRAPEGWWNIQSGDYSWAYILAYSVIMFFAFGSGAPAQRYFSVRNEREARKTALVTMVLFAFSPALFFIPPIAARLTGLDLSQVSIGLNAPEEAAYVGFCLKYLPHGALGIMLSAMLAATMSSLSAVFNAYAGVITEDLIRQVFWKKASGRKLLLLGRAMTAVFGLLIIASAVVQSRTSHGVFELMMAFSGVVLVPAGVPVVFGLFYRRSPRWAAIASYSTGLALGLLYLKFGTKPTFTQQVFVIGGISTLIYFLPGLFLRPKGSYREQLDRFFTKLSTPIAPEEVGEYRQTDLGSYRITGWITLTMGVMGMCLAATGGSARDSLVNLGVGGLIFLIGAVMLAGSWIAQRVRTARAQGN